Proteins co-encoded in one Halorussus lipolyticus genomic window:
- a CDS encoding metallophosphoesterase family protein, whose protein sequence is MAEIAIISDTHIPSRAEDIPDWVADRVRKADHTIHAGDFDSSSAYESIAGLAGSAFTAVTGNMDPASLDLPKVATVEVQGTTFVVTHGTAPTAEEYEQTVAETISDELTGPGIAVAGHTHEVVDDDIEGIRFLNPGSATGASPADRETMMTVEIHEGDVDVRVFEDDEEI, encoded by the coding sequence ATGGCCGAAATCGCAATCATCAGCGACACGCACATTCCCTCGCGCGCCGAGGACATCCCCGACTGGGTGGCCGACCGAGTTCGGAAGGCCGACCACACCATCCACGCGGGCGATTTCGACAGTTCGTCTGCCTACGAGTCGATTGCGGGCCTCGCCGGGTCGGCGTTCACCGCCGTCACGGGAAACATGGACCCGGCGTCACTCGACCTGCCGAAGGTCGCCACCGTCGAGGTGCAGGGCACGACGTTCGTGGTGACCCACGGCACGGCCCCCACGGCCGAGGAGTACGAGCAAACCGTCGCCGAGACCATCAGCGACGAACTCACGGGACCGGGCATCGCGGTGGCGGGCCACACCCACGAGGTGGTAGACGACGACATCGAGGGCATCAGGTTCCTGAATCCGGGGAGTGCGACCGGGGCCTCGCCGGCCGACCGCGAGACGATGATGACCGTCGAGATTCACGAGGGCGACGTGGACGTGCGGGTGTTCGAGGACGACGAGGAGATTTAA